Sequence from the Candidatus Deferrimicrobium borealis genome:
AGCGCCAGCACTGTGCAAAGGTAGACGAGAACGATCCCCCCGACGCCGAGAATCGCCATGAGCATAAGCCCGACTTCTATGCCGGGCATGAACGGCAGTGCCATGAGGATAACGTACAGGATGGCCGAACCGAACACGATGAAGACGGCCAAATTGACATCACTGGGCCACATCTGGAAGGCAAGGAGGTCCGAGACCTTCGCCACACCGCAGTTCAGGAACAATAGGATGCCCAGGAAGAGCACAATCCCGATCGCGATCTTGGCTCTTCCCCGGGGAGCCTCGATGACCGCGATCTGTGTCATGGCGGTTGCGACGAGGGAGAGGGATGGCGCGCATCGCTCGCACATGGCGATTGCCCGATCAGGTTGTCACGAACCATTGTTCATGCCATCCGTTTCACAGTCCTTGTTGCTGTAGCCTGACCGAAAGGGTGCCACCGCGCCGGTTTCAGGCACGAACGTATGACGCCAGACGCAGCCCACATCATTTCCCAGCAGGTGAAGGGAGATGGAGGGTTCTTCGCTGGTGGTGACGACCCGGTGGATATCGCCTTTTGGAGGGATTAGCTCGTAAAATGATCCAACGTGGAGGTGTTTTTTGCTAACCAGCGTCAGATCAGTATGGCGGTCGTCGGGACCTACTAGCGTAGCTGCTTCGTAGATCTCCTCATCCTGCTCGCCCACATATAGCCCAACCAATCCCCACGCCAGGTGATCGTGGACAGGTGTGGCTGCACCAGGGGGCAACACCAGGGCGCAAAGGGAAAGAGTCCCTCCGGTATCACGATACAGAAGCCAGTTTGCGATCCCTTTGCCCATCCCCCCCGCTTCCGGGGTACGGCGGAACTCCGCCGGCAGCCAGTCGGGATCGGCCATCATCCGGCTGAAAAGGGGGCGGATGGCCGCCAATCGTGCCTCGACCGAGGCGGTACCGGAAACAATTTCCTTGACTGCTCCGATGAAGTTCCGTACCTCGCTGGTGTCGCAGATAAACTCGTCAGCCATGGTTTTTCTCATTCCCCCCGATTCCCATTTTTCAGTTGCCCCTTGTACCAATACTCTCTTTTAATATTCCAGTACCAGCGCTCGCGGGTCCAAATGCTCGTTGCTTCGATGGCGTTGTCCTTGACGGTTCCGTCCCAGATCATCGTGCCGTGTGTCGGGCTGTGGGTCTCTGCGTGGAAGCGGATCGCGTCGCCGTCCACGGTGGCCTGATACGGAGCGTCCTTGAAACCGAACGGGCTGCACCCCTCTGAGAGAAATCTTCCGTTACGGAAAACAATGGTGTCCTTGTTGCTCTCTTGTTTATCTTTTTCTCCCGATTGTGCGATGAATGACTTTCCATCGAGGGGGTTTGAGGCTGTGACGGCGCTTGGCGATGCCTCTGCGGCTACCGCGCTCGGAACCGCCCCCCCCATGGTGGTCACAGAAAGCAGGGCGATCGCGATGGCCACAGGTAAGGTGGGAGAAAGGGGGGCGTTCATCTTTGGTCTCCCAAACCAGGATAAATCCTCTTTTGTTATTAGATAGATGCAGCGGGGCGATCCGAGGTTTCGTGTTTCCGTCTGAACAAGGAACCGTTCGGCCAACCTGTAGAAGCAGACTTGGTTGACAGACTTCGATCAGCCCGTTCGTGTTAAAGGGGATTGTGCAATATAGCGTGCGATGTCAGTGGGACACGGTACCCGACGAGGCGTTCATGATCATAGTCAACGATGAGGGGGCGATTCCCGCGGGGGAAGGAGTCATCAGTTAACGGGATGAGTTCAACGAGGCGATCTGACGGAAAGTCGCAACGGGTGGTGGGGAAACCCGTGGGGGTTCGAGTCTCCGTTTCGGCACCATATCAATAACAAGAGGGATTTCGGCTTTTTGCCGAAGTCCCTTTTTTCTTAAGAGCAGGCCGAGCAACTCATTTATGGCTCGTGGAGGGCCTGTCAACCAGATTGTGTAAATGACTTTTCGGTTTTCTGAAGTTCAGTATTATTCTAACGTCTGAATTAAGCCGCGCCACAAAGTGGTGTCGGCTTGAATGAATTGTTAGCGCGCACTGATGTCCTCTTCACATCACTGCATCTCATTCGCCATCTTTTTGCGTCGAACCAACTCCTTCTCACTCGGCTCGGCACTCGCGAACGAACCGGGCCGGATATCGCCACCTGGTACATAGGTACTCATCACAACGCCAGTGGTCGAAACCTGAGAGCGAACGAGCCGCAGCGCGAATGGCTTGGCAGTCTCGCCAAAGAGGCGCTTGCCCCGCCCAAGCACCACTGGAAAAGTCCACACGTTGTACTCGTCTATCAGTGATGCGGACTGCAGCGTTTGAATCAAATTGCCGCTGCCGATGATCTGCAGGTCAGGGCCCGGTTGGGTCTTGAGAGCGATGATTGCCGAGACTACATCGCCGTGGAGCAGGGTCGAATTGTTCCAGTGGAGCGTCGTTAATGTGCGCGAAGCAACATACTTTTTTGCTGCATTGAGCGTCTTCGCAATCGGATGGTCATCCGGCTGGTATGGCCAGTACGCTTCGAATATCTCATAGGTCCTGCGACCAAGCACCAAGTCCCGATCCTTGCCGTCGAAACCTGATGCTGAGATGTCCATACTTTCGTCCCCATACCCGAACATCCAACCACCAAGGGTAAAACCGTCGGTTGGGTCTTCTTCCGGTCCGCCGGGTGCTTGCATGATGCCGTCAAGCGACGCAAACGTAGATGCGATGAGCCTTCTCATGGGAGCACTCCTGTAGTTTTTAAGAGGCGGGTCTTGGTCATGCGCGCTAACGGAATGCCGTTGAGCGGCCGCCGCCGTGTCCGCTACAGCGGCGGGTTATGTCGCAGGCCGCGCGGTCGCGGAACGACTTCGATAAAAGGGCATGCACGCTTCGAAGATTGCAACTTCAACCGCGGCGCGCCGCTTCGATTGCAGCGATGTCGATCTTTTTCATCTCCATCATCGCATCGAACGCGCGCTTGGCGGCAGCGGGATCGGGATCGGTTATCGCTCTCGTCAGAGCCAGCGGCGTAATCTGCCAGGACAGGCCCCATTTGTCCTTGCACCAGCCGCATTCACTCTCTTCGCCGCCGTTGCCGACGATGGCGTTCCAGTAACGATCCGTTTCGGCCTGATCAGCGGTTGCGACCTGAAACGAGAATGCCAAGTTGTGCTTGACCTCGGGTCCGCCATTGAGCCCGAGGCAGGGAATTCCCATCACGGTAAACTCGACCGTCAACACATCCCCTTTCTTTCCGGACGGAAAGTCCCCCGGTGCGAGGAGCACCGCGCCAACGGATGAATCAGGAAAGGTCTTGGCGTAAAATCGCGCCGCGTCCTCGGCGTCGCGGTCGTACCAAAGGCAAATCGTGTTCTTTGCTTGCTTCACCATGTCACTTC
This genomic interval carries:
- a CDS encoding VOC family protein; this encodes MVKQAKNTICLWYDRDAEDAARFYAKTFPDSSVGAVLLAPGDFPSGKKGDVLTVEFTVMGIPCLGLNGGPEVKHNLAFSFQVATADQAETDRYWNAIVGNGGEESECGWCKDKWGLSWQITPLALTRAITDPDPAAAKRAFDAMMEMKKIDIAAIEAARRG
- a CDS encoding dihydrofolate reductase family protein — protein: MRRLIASTFASLDGIMQAPGGPEEDPTDGFTLGGWMFGYGDESMDISASGFDGKDRDLVLGRRTYEIFEAYWPYQPDDHPIAKTLNAAKKYVASRTLTTLHWNNSTLLHGDVVSAIIALKTQPGPDLQIIGSGNLIQTLQSASLIDEYNVWTFPVVLGRGKRLFGETAKPFALRLVRSQVSTTGVVMSTYVPGGDIRPGSFASAEPSEKELVRRKKMANEMQ